The proteins below are encoded in one region of Pontibacter deserti:
- a CDS encoding threonine synthase, translated as METTLNYRLSHLSTLTCSRCGSPYSAYEKQTVSPCCHLPLLARYETNKQLTKEVLKHREGTMWRYQEMLPVLHQENIVSLGEGFTPILTLSNLAAKYELTSLQLKDEGQNPTGSFKARGLSMAISKAKEHGVEGCIIPTAGNAGVAMAAYCAKAGMRALVVMPRHTPKAFRDECYWYGAEVILVDGLINDCAAKVKELNSNNELLDVSTLKEPYRLEGKKTMGYEIAEQLNWNLPDVILYPAGGGTGLIGIWKAFKEMQQLGWLAPTIKLPRMVAVQAANCQPLIETLSGRQPNAQNYIGKPTIANGLAVPRPLGEPLMLQTIHASGGTAISITEAEMVAGLKELGANEGLFVAPEGAAVWMAARKLLETGYISQDENILLLNTGSGQKYMENLSDVFCKSTLN; from the coding sequence ATGGAAACAACCCTAAACTACCGCCTGAGCCACCTAAGCACCCTGACCTGTTCGCGCTGTGGCTCCCCCTATTCTGCCTACGAAAAACAAACCGTATCGCCGTGTTGCCATTTGCCGCTGCTTGCCCGTTACGAAACCAATAAGCAACTTACCAAAGAGGTACTGAAGCACCGCGAAGGCACCATGTGGCGCTACCAGGAAATGCTGCCCGTGCTGCACCAGGAAAATATAGTTAGCCTTGGCGAAGGCTTTACGCCTATACTTACCCTTAGCAACCTAGCCGCAAAGTACGAGCTTACCTCGCTGCAACTAAAAGACGAAGGCCAGAACCCAACCGGATCTTTTAAAGCACGTGGTTTAAGCATGGCCATATCCAAAGCAAAAGAGCACGGTGTGGAGGGCTGCATTATACCTACTGCCGGTAATGCCGGGGTTGCCATGGCCGCATATTGTGCCAAAGCAGGCATGCGCGCTTTGGTTGTAATGCCGCGCCATACGCCTAAAGCGTTCCGGGATGAGTGCTACTGGTATGGTGCCGAAGTTATATTGGTAGATGGCCTGATAAACGACTGCGCTGCTAAAGTAAAAGAACTGAACAGTAACAACGAACTGCTGGATGTATCGACGCTGAAAGAGCCTTACCGCCTGGAAGGGAAAAAGACCATGGGTTATGAAATTGCAGAGCAACTGAACTGGAACCTGCCCGACGTTATACTTTACCCTGCCGGTGGCGGCACTGGCCTGATCGGTATCTGGAAAGCCTTTAAGGAAATGCAACAGCTTGGCTGGCTTGCACCAACTATAAAATTGCCACGCATGGTAGCAGTGCAGGCCGCTAACTGCCAGCCGCTAATCGAGACATTAAGTGGCAGACAACCAAACGCACAGAATTATATAGGTAAACCAACTATAGCCAATGGCCTGGCTGTGCCTCGCCCCTTAGGCGAGCCGCTTATGCTGCAAACCATACATGCCTCCGGGGGCACTGCCATAAGTATAACTGAAGCCGAAATGGTAGCCGGGTTAAAAGAACTGGGTGCAAACGAAGGCTTGTTTGTAGCCCCGGAAGGCGCTGCCGTGTGGATGGCTGCCCGTAAACTTCTGGAAACTGGATATATCTCTCAGGATGAAAATATCCTGTTGCTAAACACCGGTTCCGGCCAGAAATACATGGAGAACCTGTCTGATGTTTTCTGCAAAAGCACCCTTAATTAA
- a CDS encoding LysR family transcriptional regulator translates to MLSHKHEIFMEVARLLSFTKASQSLFISQSAISKQVKALEEYYKTGLFERLGNSVALTPAGKMLYEKMLLAKQLQNELYHEFKQLSENFSPQVNMVLGASTTISLYILPPVLSAYLQKNPNVQLTLKNRNSENILKALLDHELDLGIVEGISKVSNVTYTPFLTDDVIAVCSSRNPLKKMQLEVKDLYDIPLALRERGSGTLAVLEDALERKKIRLSELPIKIRLGGTEALKNFVRVDTCLSFLPRQAVLKELESGELVEVPIADLHVRRSFNFIQRKGTENNFPYKDFIQFTKRHYSKMA, encoded by the coding sequence ATGCTCTCGCATAAGCACGAAATATTTATGGAAGTGGCCCGGTTGCTCAGCTTTACCAAAGCCAGCCAGAGCCTATTTATCAGTCAGTCTGCTATTAGCAAGCAGGTAAAAGCACTGGAAGAGTACTACAAGACCGGTTTATTTGAGCGGTTAGGCAATAGTGTAGCCCTTACCCCTGCCGGCAAAATGCTTTACGAAAAAATGCTGCTAGCCAAGCAACTCCAGAACGAGCTATACCATGAGTTTAAGCAGCTAAGCGAGAACTTTTCACCACAGGTAAATATGGTACTTGGCGCTAGTACAACTATCTCGCTTTACATTTTGCCCCCGGTGCTGTCTGCTTACCTTCAGAAGAACCCCAACGTGCAGCTTACCCTCAAAAACCGCAACAGCGAGAACATACTGAAAGCGTTGCTGGACCATGAACTGGACCTGGGCATTGTAGAAGGAATTAGTAAAGTAAGTAACGTTACCTATACTCCTTTTCTAACGGATGATGTGATAGCTGTTTGCTCGTCACGTAACCCGCTCAAAAAAATGCAGCTCGAAGTAAAAGACCTGTATGATATCCCGTTAGCCCTGCGCGAAAGAGGTTCAGGTACGTTAGCTGTGCTGGAAGATGCCCTTGAGCGAAAGAAGATCAGGCTGAGCGAACTACCAATCAAGATCAGACTGGGAGGTACCGAAGCCCTGAAAAACTTTGTGCGGGTAGATACCTGCCTTTCTTTTCTGCCACGTCAGGCCGTCTTGAAAGAGCTGGAGTCTGGTGAGTTGGTGGAAGTGCCTATTGCTGACCTGCACGTAAGGCGGAGCTTTAACTTTATACAGCGCAAAGGCACCGAGAACAATTTTCCTTACAAAGACTTCATCCAGTTTACCAAACGCCACTATTCCAAAATGGCATAG
- a CDS encoding phosphoglycerate kinase, with amino-acid sequence MRTIDQYNFAGKKALVRVDFNVPLDSDYRITDDTRIRAAVPTIQKILADGGAVILMSHLGRPKAGPEEKYSLKHLVNRLSQEFNTNVLFAEDCVGPQAAQLAQELKPGEILLLENLRFHKDEEKGDADFAKELATLGDVYVNDAFGTAHREHASTAVIARYFPQDKMMGYVMQAELDNARRVLGNAERPYTAIMGGAKISDKILIIEKLMDRVDNLLIGGGMSYTFVKADGGQIGSSLVEEDKIDLAKRLIAMAREKGVNLMIPVDSVVADAFSNDANIDTSLSHHIKPLWMGLDIGPTAREMYAEVIRNSKTILWNGPMGVFEMSNFSVGTEAVADAVVDATRMGAYSLIGGGDSAAAVNKFGYADKVSYVSTGGGALLEYMEGKTLPGVAAIERDDY; translated from the coding sequence ATGAGAACGATAGACCAGTATAACTTCGCCGGCAAAAAAGCGCTGGTGCGGGTAGATTTTAACGTACCACTCGATTCGGATTACCGCATTACCGACGATACACGCATCAGAGCGGCTGTACCAACTATTCAGAAAATTTTAGCCGATGGTGGCGCTGTTATCCTGATGTCGCATTTGGGCAGACCGAAAGCTGGTCCTGAAGAGAAATACTCGCTGAAACACTTGGTAAACCGTTTATCGCAGGAGTTTAACACTAATGTGTTGTTTGCGGAAGATTGCGTTGGGCCACAGGCGGCACAGCTGGCGCAGGAGCTAAAACCAGGCGAAATACTGCTACTCGAGAACCTGCGTTTCCATAAGGATGAAGAAAAAGGCGATGCTGATTTTGCCAAAGAACTGGCTACGCTGGGTGATGTGTACGTGAACGATGCCTTCGGAACTGCTCACCGTGAGCATGCTTCAACGGCAGTTATAGCACGCTACTTCCCGCAAGATAAAATGATGGGTTACGTAATGCAGGCCGAGCTCGACAATGCACGTCGTGTACTGGGTAATGCCGAGCGCCCTTACACCGCTATCATGGGTGGTGCCAAAATCTCCGATAAGATCCTGATCATCGAGAAACTGATGGACCGCGTGGACAACCTGCTGATTGGTGGCGGCATGAGCTATACGTTTGTGAAGGCAGATGGTGGCCAGATCGGTTCATCGTTGGTAGAAGAAGATAAAATTGACCTGGCGAAGCGACTGATTGCCATGGCCCGCGAAAAAGGCGTGAACCTGATGATCCCGGTTGACTCTGTAGTGGCTGATGCGTTCAGCAACGACGCCAACATCGACACCAGTCTAAGCCACCACATTAAGCCACTTTGGATGGGCCTGGACATTGGCCCGACTGCCCGCGAAATGTATGCCGAAGTTATCCGCAACTCTAAAACTATACTTTGGAATGGCCCGATGGGTGTGTTTGAGATGTCGAACTTCTCGGTAGGTACCGAAGCTGTTGCCGATGCTGTTGTGGATGCAACACGCATGGGTGCTTACTCGCTGATTGGCGGCGGTGACTCCGCTGCAGCTGTTAACAAGTTTGGCTACGCTGATAAGGTATCTTATGTATCGACGGGTGGCGGTGCACTGCTGGAGTACATGGAAGGCAAAACCCTGCCAGGCGTAGCCGCCATAGAGCGCGATGATTACTAA